The Legionella cincinnatiensis genome includes a region encoding these proteins:
- a CDS encoding J domain-containing protein, protein MAANEEVIKEYLNKDYYKILGIDDKAKANDSQYLKQAYKNKSREVHPDKHQTEKEKWTEAFKKVNEAYTVLSDPDKKALYDQFIASNEKLRPEDYKRFFNNAEKANKGKDSTNKDKDAGYSALNPNEMATDLRLGQSRVYVYIPPDFLHTGVATKTHCHGRDTSVSFEVDFPEGYYTSAQNLSYDEEQDRINITIRKFRNFTDTFPSINYNLESKTFLLAMQKEDDYRSSPLVIGLITVSENHKFAIFSFIENLPEETIIEGLLWDGFKSLPHQFGSAHGADKNSYFSITQNLITSNEHATLLGQKQEKIENPGKKPKFSMALFKKELAQAQEDSARVKFFGTSGFVSDLLKGKPVSFNEIHAYAQSNPFGTVKKVLDKFDTSNQKIALDFKP, encoded by the coding sequence ATGGCTGCAAATGAAGAAGTGATAAAAGAGTATTTAAACAAAGATTATTATAAAATTCTTGGTATTGATGACAAAGCAAAGGCCAATGATAGCCAATATTTAAAGCAAGCCTATAAGAATAAATCAAGAGAAGTCCATCCAGATAAGCATCAAACAGAAAAAGAAAAATGGACGGAAGCATTTAAAAAAGTTAACGAAGCCTATACAGTTCTCTCTGATCCTGATAAAAAAGCATTGTATGATCAATTCATTGCTAGTAATGAAAAATTACGGCCGGAAGATTACAAACGATTCTTTAATAATGCTGAAAAAGCCAACAAAGGTAAAGACTCAACGAATAAGGATAAAGATGCAGGATACTCTGCATTGAACCCTAATGAGATGGCAACAGATCTTAGACTTGGTCAGAGCAGAGTCTATGTTTATATTCCTCCTGACTTTCTTCATACAGGAGTTGCGACAAAAACCCATTGTCATGGACGTGATACATCCGTCAGTTTTGAAGTTGACTTTCCAGAGGGTTATTACACAAGTGCTCAAAACTTATCGTATGATGAGGAGCAGGACCGTATTAATATTACAATCAGAAAATTCAGAAATTTTACAGATACGTTTCCATCAATAAATTATAATTTAGAATCAAAGACCTTTTTACTAGCAATGCAGAAAGAGGATGATTATCGCTCATCTCCATTGGTTATCGGACTTATCACTGTAAGTGAAAACCATAAATTTGCAATTTTTAGTTTCATTGAAAACCTACCCGAAGAAACTATCATAGAAGGATTATTATGGGATGGCTTTAAAAGTCTTCCTCATCAATTTGGAAGTGCACATGGAGCAGATAAGAATAGCTATTTTAGCATTACTCAAAATTTAATTACTTCCAATGAACATGCAACTTTACTAGGCCAAAAACAAGAGAAGATAGAAAATCCAGGAAAAAAACCCAAATTTAGTATGGCGTTATTCAAAAAAGAACTTGCACAAGCACAAGAAGACAGTGCGAGAGTCAAATTTTTTGGCACAAGTGGGTTTGTTTCTGATCTATTAAAGGGTAAACCAGTTAGTTTTAATGAGATACATGCCTATGCTCAAAGTAACCCTTTTGGTACAGTAAAAAAAGTATTGGATAAATTTGATACTAGTAACCAAAAAATAGCACTTGACTTTAAGCCCTAG
- a CDS encoding peptide chain release factor family protein, giving the protein MINKEKWDRLIELMMKLSISEADLIEKFILGSGKGGQKLHKTASTVYLKHEPSGVEIKCQESRSREDNRYFARMRLCEKLNAILSHEKTQKQQKIEKLKRQKKRRSRRAQQRILDDKSKQSELKILRKKPKPHE; this is encoded by the coding sequence ATGATTAATAAAGAGAAATGGGATAGGTTAATAGAGTTAATGATGAAATTAAGCATTAGCGAAGCAGATCTCATCGAAAAATTTATATTGGGCAGTGGTAAAGGGGGGCAGAAGCTGCATAAAACTGCCTCCACAGTTTATTTAAAACATGAACCTTCTGGCGTGGAAATAAAGTGCCAGGAATCAAGAAGCCGTGAAGACAATCGATATTTTGCAAGAATGCGGCTTTGTGAAAAATTAAATGCAATTTTGAGCCATGAAAAAACCCAAAAACAGCAAAAAATTGAAAAATTAAAGCGCCAAAAGAAAAGACGATCAAGGCGTGCTCAACAAAGGATCTTAGATGATAAATCCAAACAAAGTGAGCTAAAAATACTGCGAAAAAAGCCTAAACCTCATGAGTAA
- a CDS encoding HAD hydrolase-like protein produces MYLLFDFDGTIVNSYDCVIETTNLLAEQFNLRKIEKHEIEHLRDLTFLEVKSFLGVPFYKIPSLIREIRRLLFDQMVNIQPVTNISTVLETFYNSGYCLGILTSNSIENVRIWLEINQIHHFFSFIHDESNHFSKRSLLKKTLKKYKIDKSNVFYIGDEARDIEAAKRNNIQSIAVTWGYNSERILLQYQPTYLVKQPEDLLTICLQNLKS; encoded by the coding sequence ATGTATTTACTTTTTGATTTTGATGGAACGATAGTAAATAGTTATGATTGTGTTATTGAAACAACCAATTTATTAGCAGAACAATTTAATTTAAGAAAGATCGAGAAACATGAAATCGAACATTTGCGCGATCTTACATTTCTAGAAGTAAAAAGTTTTTTGGGTGTTCCCTTTTATAAAATACCTTCGCTAATACGAGAAATTAGAAGGCTTTTATTCGATCAAATGGTAAATATACAACCAGTTACTAATATTTCTACAGTATTAGAGACTTTTTATAATTCTGGATATTGTCTTGGTATCTTGACTTCCAATTCGATTGAAAATGTCCGTATTTGGTTAGAGATAAATCAAATTCACCACTTTTTTAGTTTTATTCATGACGAATCAAATCATTTTTCGAAACGTTCTTTGCTGAAAAAGACCTTAAAGAAATATAAAATTGATAAAAGTAACGTTTTTTATATAGGAGATGAAGCTCGAGATATTGAGGCTGCAAAAAGGAATAATATCCAGTCAATTGCAGTGACTTGGGGTTATAATTCAGAAAGAATTTTATTGCAGTATCAACCTACTTATCTGGTGAAACAACCTGAAGATCTATTAACTATATGCCTCCAAAATCTAAAGAGTTAG
- a CDS encoding tRNA (cytidine(34)-2'-O)-methyltransferase produces MFHIALYQPEIPPNTGNIIRLCANTGAKLHLIHPLGFSLQEKALRRAGLDYHEWACISQYENWETFILQHQQKTIYACSARAEKCYAKVQYASEDMFLFGPESNGLPKEMLQQFISLSIPMRENNRSLNLSNAVAVILYEAWRQLGFQ; encoded by the coding sequence ATGTTTCATATTGCTCTTTACCAACCAGAAATTCCTCCAAATACGGGAAACATCATTCGCTTATGTGCCAATACTGGGGCAAAATTACATTTAATACACCCTCTAGGTTTTTCATTACAGGAAAAAGCATTGCGGCGCGCAGGCTTAGACTATCATGAATGGGCCTGCATTTCACAATATGAAAATTGGGAAACATTTATTCTCCAACATCAGCAAAAAACAATTTATGCTTGCAGTGCTCGAGCTGAAAAATGTTATGCGAAGGTGCAATATGCCTCTGAAGACATGTTTTTATTCGGACCAGAATCCAATGGATTACCCAAAGAAATGTTACAACAATTCATTTCACTCTCCATTCCGATGCGTGAAAATAATCGCAGCTTAAATCTTTCGAATGCAGTTGCTGTTATTTTATATGAAGCATGGAGGCAATTGGGTTTTCAATGA
- a CDS encoding TolC family protein: MIIITILKLRFAIVRGLAKFNPFFLLLLLIGVFLQGCFSSRPNQPLPQVPTKWPQQPPQVKMDDRIDLPDMTWWRQLHNPELDQMIQQALRNNNSIHIAAANLQYAQAQLKQVKLNWIPGMSILSGYSQMPNLGDPGAFVALFPQYVLNIFQQIKQQKSAKYQVEASSHAQDGIRLVLIGQVSASYFTLLAQREAQLIYQRLLHDENKLISLYQSQYRAGLISKDKIDTLSSQIKQTQSQYVVTQHNIIVSQNTLHFLLNQNPGALPFKVSFNQLKDLTIVPGNLPATVLKNRPDVGEAEAKLKAANVDIGVAWANLLPSVRLDSLLGFSQISNGAFALNEAYINTPAINPPIFGLIQASQARSQAIYYAYLDTVKKALQEVDNALSAYSAYSEQLLKNQSGFLDEKKRCALVDSRYRRGIVSLSEVVSCQIKLDYFNLVINQNKLEKMLTLVVLFQDLGGGYHGV; encoded by the coding sequence ATGATAATAATCACAATATTAAAACTTCGGTTTGCCATTGTGCGTGGTCTAGCAAAATTCAATCCGTTTTTTCTTTTACTTCTTCTGATAGGAGTTTTTCTACAAGGGTGTTTCTCATCGCGACCGAATCAACCATTGCCTCAAGTCCCTACAAAATGGCCTCAGCAACCCCCTCAAGTAAAAATGGATGATCGCATTGATCTGCCTGATATGACATGGTGGCGACAATTGCATAACCCTGAATTAGATCAAATGATTCAACAAGCACTGCGTAATAATAATAGTATTCACATCGCCGCGGCCAATCTTCAATATGCACAGGCACAATTAAAACAAGTCAAATTAAATTGGATCCCTGGAATGAGTATTCTGTCTGGTTATAGCCAAATGCCTAATTTAGGAGATCCGGGGGCATTCGTGGCTTTATTTCCACAGTATGTTCTCAATATTTTTCAGCAAATAAAACAACAAAAAAGTGCCAAATATCAGGTCGAAGCAAGTTCTCATGCCCAAGATGGCATACGGTTAGTCCTTATAGGTCAGGTATCAGCCAGTTATTTTACCCTTCTGGCCCAGCGTGAGGCACAACTAATATATCAACGTTTATTACATGATGAAAATAAATTGATTTCATTATATCAAAGTCAATACCGTGCTGGCCTCATTTCAAAAGATAAAATAGATACATTAAGCAGTCAAATAAAACAAACTCAATCACAATACGTTGTTACACAGCACAATATTATTGTAAGTCAAAACACCCTACATTTTTTATTAAATCAAAATCCAGGCGCTCTACCTTTTAAAGTCTCATTTAATCAATTGAAAGATTTAACAATAGTCCCTGGTAATTTACCGGCAACAGTTCTAAAAAATCGTCCTGATGTAGGTGAAGCAGAAGCAAAATTAAAGGCTGCAAATGTAGATATAGGAGTTGCATGGGCTAATTTATTACCTTCTGTCAGACTTGATTCACTCTTAGGTTTCAGTCAAATCTCAAACGGAGCTTTTGCCTTAAATGAAGCCTATATCAATACACCGGCGATTAATCCACCAATCTTTGGGCTCATTCAAGCAAGCCAAGCACGATCGCAAGCAATCTATTATGCGTATCTTGATACGGTAAAAAAGGCTTTGCAAGAAGTTGATAATGCTTTATCTGCTTATTCGGCATATAGCGAACAATTACTCAAAAATCAATCTGGATTTTTGGATGAAAAAAAACGTTGTGCTTTGGTTGATTCTCGTTACCGTCGTGGCATTGTCAGCTTATCGGAGGTAGTGTCTTGTCAGATTAAGTTGGATTACTTCAATTTGGTCATTAATCAAAATAAATTGGAAAAAATGCTAACTCTCGTTGTATTATTTCAAGATTTAGGTGGTGGCTATCATGGGGTTTGA
- a CDS encoding FUSC family protein, protein MGFDSQKLLRSMRLSLAYLIIFWITTYLVIPEPGWCYVTALSVLFEYSTVGGVLTKSFLRITATLSAVIYSIIIVYFFANIAILNLIALIGGIFIYAYFFMGSKFQYGGFLGNLTLVMMLINYNNLDVVVLRPFNIIIGLIIALSLMRYFYPQYARDLVLRTLADMLLQLINILNDFLNKSQSVQTLKDNFLVHENKFLTDLTNFNRFNDEARFETRKAPSFTSKNTSALLYTKRIYHLVSVLVFHLANDELRSHIIIDDNITQVRDYLNVLRVRLLNVGPPVSPQSASLVLNKIKKDSLKEEDPEVFLDIMFVELGKELGQLNQIIDDVLLIRSHKYCLT, encoded by the coding sequence ATGGGGTTTGATTCGCAGAAATTACTCCGTTCGATGCGCTTATCTTTGGCCTATTTGATTATATTCTGGATAACTACTTATTTAGTTATTCCAGAGCCTGGCTGGTGTTATGTAACAGCATTATCCGTTCTATTTGAATACTCTACTGTAGGTGGAGTGCTTACCAAGAGTTTTTTACGTATAACGGCAACACTATCAGCGGTTATTTACAGTATTATCATTGTTTATTTTTTTGCAAATATTGCAATTCTAAATCTTATTGCCTTAATTGGGGGTATATTTATCTATGCATACTTTTTTATGGGCAGTAAATTTCAGTATGGAGGCTTTTTAGGAAATTTAACCCTAGTGATGATGCTTATTAATTACAACAACCTCGATGTAGTTGTATTGCGACCCTTTAATATCATTATTGGACTTATCATCGCTTTAAGTCTTATGCGGTATTTCTATCCGCAATATGCGCGCGATCTAGTCCTCAGAACTCTAGCAGATATGCTTCTTCAGCTTATAAATATCTTGAATGATTTTCTGAATAAATCTCAATCAGTACAAACACTTAAAGATAATTTTCTTGTGCATGAAAATAAGTTTCTTACTGATCTCACGAATTTTAATCGTTTTAATGATGAAGCCCGATTTGAAACTCGAAAAGCTCCTTCCTTTACCAGTAAGAATACGAGTGCTCTTCTCTATACAAAACGTATTTATCATTTAGTTAGTGTGCTTGTGTTCCATTTAGCAAACGATGAGTTACGATCTCATATTATTATCGATGATAATATTACTCAGGTACGCGATTACTTAAACGTTTTGCGAGTAAGGCTTCTTAATGTTGGGCCTCCTGTATCACCACAATCAGCATCCTTAGTACTTAATAAAATAAAAAAAGATTCGTTAAAAGAAGAGGATCCAGAGGTATTCCTGGACATTATGTTTGTCGAGCTGGGCAAGGAATTAGGACAATTAAACCAGATAATCGATGACGTTCTTTTAATTCGCTCGCATAAATATTGTTTAACATAA
- a CDS encoding HlyD family secretion protein — MLSRISFRISKIRNNFPIKTVLCVFIVVLIFYFVYYFPFTNNAFVAANIRPVAANVSGYVTDIYVKNEEYVKVGQPLFTVFKKPYELAYQNYKAKVASAKARLISLQKQVEITQHSVQAQRDVYKKVAFEYQHYQLALRDSAVPKVTVHNLLQEKNTAWSTLKALEKTLEKDKQDVIVQRMNIKSLIAHMHNAKVDLDETTVYAKNNGIVQNMFVALGAPVEIRKPLFSFIDTDHMFIQANFNETDLRNVKAGNKVTIYPRIYFWKKTYHGVIISKNWAASRQVTDPRSQEQIVTNSENNWFLLPQRFPVQILITDYDPEKYPLSVGSSAYVYIHS; from the coding sequence ATGTTATCTAGGATTTCATTTAGGATATCTAAAATTAGAAATAATTTTCCAATTAAAACGGTTCTTTGTGTTTTCATCGTGGTGTTAATTTTTTATTTTGTTTATTATTTTCCTTTCACTAATAATGCTTTTGTGGCTGCTAACATTCGTCCCGTTGCCGCAAATGTATCAGGTTATGTCACTGATATTTATGTAAAAAATGAAGAGTATGTTAAGGTTGGACAGCCATTATTTACTGTATTTAAAAAACCTTATGAATTAGCCTATCAAAATTATAAGGCTAAGGTTGCTAGCGCAAAAGCACGATTAATTTCCTTACAAAAACAAGTTGAAATAACGCAACATAGTGTGCAAGCACAACGCGATGTTTATAAGAAAGTTGCATTTGAATACCAACATTATCAATTAGCGCTTAGAGACAGTGCTGTTCCTAAAGTTACCGTGCATAATTTGCTGCAAGAAAAAAATACAGCTTGGAGTACGCTAAAAGCATTAGAAAAAACGCTCGAAAAAGACAAACAAGATGTTATTGTTCAACGGATGAATATCAAGTCTTTAATCGCGCATATGCATAATGCTAAAGTAGATTTAGATGAAACAACAGTTTATGCAAAAAATAATGGTATTGTACAAAACATGTTTGTTGCATTGGGAGCACCTGTTGAAATACGAAAGCCACTATTTTCTTTCATTGATACGGATCATATGTTTATTCAGGCTAATTTTAATGAAACTGATTTACGAAATGTTAAAGCAGGCAATAAAGTTACAATTTATCCACGAATTTATTTTTGGAAAAAAACCTATCATGGAGTCATTATTTCTAAAAATTGGGCTGCGAGTCGTCAAGTAACCGATCCACGAAGTCAAGAGCAAATTGTTACCAATAGTGAAAATAATTGGTTTTTATTACCTCAACGTTTTCCAGTTCAAATTCTTATAACTGATTATGATCCGGAAAAATATCCGCTAAGTGTTGGCTCTAGTGCGTATGTTTATATTCATAGCTAA